A genomic window from Rhizobium sp. 007 includes:
- a CDS encoding type II toxin-antitoxin system prevent-host-death family antitoxin, whose translation MEEAVSAADANRKFSLILRSVREGHSYVVTSHGRPVARIIPADRRENVATGARNALLSRLERQSVVNAEPWTRDELYEDDR comes from the coding sequence ATGGAGGAAGCTGTTTCGGCAGCCGATGCAAATCGCAAATTCTCTCTCATCCTGCGCAGCGTCAGGGAAGGGCATAGTTATGTCGTTACAAGTCATGGACGACCCGTGGCACGGATCATTCCTGCGGACAGGCGCGAAAATGTGGCGACTGGTGCTCGCAATGCTCTTTTGTCCCGTCTTGAACGGCAGTCAGTTGTGAATGCCGAACCGTGGACACGAGATGAACTGTATGAGGATGATCGGTGA
- a CDS encoding YadA-like family protein, with protein MIERIEGHTQRMFRFGFANDRMAGESGDRSRRRRLMAVLRMAHRVLGFRRKGLGLGTLGAGGGLAAIAIGLATPAHAQYAAGGGTASAANAVAVGNGTQANGANSVALGTSNSATGNASIAIGYSMGVNGLNAIGIGVFAGATGVNALAVGGNAQATADGASAIGVNSVARAGAAAFGLNARADGVNSTAIGYVTRATGLRATALGFGATASGLDAIAQGNSAVASNQNAIAIGFQANATAVNAINLGNRTVAGMGALQESAIALGTDVLASQVDAIAVGRQSRATAGSAVALGVNAAASGAASMALGSGSVANNTNAVALGAATQATGAGSVAVGTFSVASGANSAAVGNATASGARSFAGGRVANAAGTESAAVGFSSNAAGISSSAFGPVANASADFSLALGNQSVSSGFGSVAAGSGAQATQVGTIAVGNNALATAARATALGVSASTSGQSALAIGDTANASAQNAISAGTNAIASGVNSIYLGSRNPLGNAGALGLDSIAVGTEVRATQTDTTAIGHVAMALGVRATAIGSNALATETNATALGYNSFAGGSDAIAMGTSAAAETADSVAIGTGANALGGKAVAIGAGNVAYGDGAVSIGDPSYASGTGAFTGGANNIANADGTASATAANAANGAVAIGNNNVAIGQGSVALGNFSRAGAAGAVAFGDAAVANNADDVALGSGSVTAAAVGTANTTINGTVYTFAGTATPASTVSVGAAGAERTITNVAAGRINGGSTDAINGSQLFATNQAVDSLATTVNNINTGGGIKYFHANSALPDSQALGTDSVAIGPNAVANNAGDVAIGLNSVSGTTTAVGGATIGSTAYTFAGATPAGAFSVGALGAERQIQNVAAGQLSGSSTDAVNGSQLFATNQQVTQNTTDIANLGNTIGDIGTTINNIAGDTSTIFTDANGDGIRYVRTNDRTLPVSDSSAQGIGSTAVGYDAAAIADNSLALGRDSQATIDGGIALGSGSISDRALAPATGQIAAGPTNFIEYNTTDKTLLGAVSVGTATSYRQITNVADGTNAQDAVTIRQLQGAIASVAATPSMYFHANSTAGDSLAVGAESIAVGPTTVVNGDNGIGIGNGAIVDQVAPGGTAIGQNAHVMLADGIALGTNSTAAGVQSVALGAGATSNHINSVALGAQSITTVGAQANYAGFGLAALQNSAGEVSFGSAGSERKLTNLAAGSADTDGVNVSQLKGLGTQITNQFGGGSVLNPDGTITGPTYNIQGGSYTTVYDGFTAVDASLTNLTNQINGGGIKYFHANSTLADSSATGTDSVAIGPQSVASGTDSLAAGHGATAAGQGAVALGEGAQANNANDVALGSGSVTEAAVGTSGTTIRGTRYDFAGTAPVGTVSVGADGAERTVTNVAAGRISADSTDAINGSQLHATNTAIEDLQGGIGNINDSAVFYDVNPDGSKKNSITLQGGDVNAPVVISNVGRGVANTDAVNVAQLNQSFTEAKSYTDNRVNYAIESANSYTDQKFGQLNREMGNIRSEARAAAAIGLAAASLRYDDRPGKLSVAMGGGFWKGEGALAFGAGYTSEDGRVRANLSGTVADGDVGVGAGLSFTLN; from the coding sequence ATGATTGAACGCATTGAAGGGCATACTCAGCGCATGTTCCGGTTCGGTTTCGCCAACGATCGTATGGCCGGTGAAAGCGGCGACCGGTCACGTCGTCGGCGGCTGATGGCAGTCCTTCGCATGGCCCATCGTGTTCTTGGCTTTCGGCGCAAGGGTCTGGGACTTGGAACATTGGGCGCCGGCGGCGGACTGGCGGCGATCGCGATCGGCCTCGCGACGCCCGCCCATGCACAATATGCTGCCGGCGGCGGAACCGCGTCAGCCGCCAACGCCGTCGCCGTCGGTAACGGTACCCAAGCGAATGGCGCGAACAGCGTGGCGTTGGGCACCTCTAACAGCGCAACAGGCAACGCTTCGATCGCCATCGGCTATTCGATGGGTGTCAATGGCCTCAATGCCATAGGCATAGGTGTCTTCGCGGGCGCGACCGGCGTCAACGCACTCGCCGTAGGCGGAAACGCCCAAGCCACTGCGGACGGAGCAAGCGCCATTGGCGTCAACTCGGTTGCACGCGCAGGCGCGGCCGCCTTTGGCCTCAACGCGCGTGCCGACGGAGTGAACTCGACGGCGATCGGCTATGTTACCCGGGCGACCGGGCTGCGCGCCACCGCGCTCGGGTTTGGGGCAACAGCGTCCGGGCTGGATGCGATTGCCCAAGGTAATTCCGCCGTCGCAAGCAATCAGAATGCAATCGCGATCGGCTTCCAGGCGAACGCGACCGCGGTCAACGCCATCAATCTTGGCAACCGCACTGTTGCGGGAATGGGCGCCCTTCAAGAGAGCGCCATCGCCCTCGGCACGGACGTCCTGGCGTCTCAGGTCGACGCCATTGCGGTGGGGCGCCAGAGCCGGGCGACTGCAGGAAGCGCGGTGGCTCTCGGCGTGAATGCGGCGGCTTCAGGCGCCGCCTCGATGGCGCTGGGGTCCGGCTCGGTCGCGAACAACACCAACGCTGTCGCGCTCGGCGCCGCTACCCAGGCCACTGGAGCCGGTTCGGTCGCCGTGGGCACCTTCAGCGTTGCTTCGGGAGCGAATTCCGCTGCGGTGGGCAACGCCACGGCCAGTGGCGCCCGTTCGTTTGCCGGTGGCCGTGTTGCCAACGCCGCCGGCACCGAATCTGCCGCCGTCGGCTTCTCGTCCAACGCTGCAGGGATTAGCTCGTCAGCGTTCGGTCCCGTGGCCAATGCCTCGGCAGATTTCTCGCTCGCCCTGGGCAATCAGTCCGTGTCGAGCGGTTTCGGCTCGGTCGCGGCGGGGTCGGGAGCCCAGGCCACGCAGGTCGGCACCATAGCGGTCGGCAACAACGCCCTTGCGACCGCCGCACGCGCAACCGCGCTGGGAGTTAGCGCTTCAACGAGCGGGCAGAGCGCGCTGGCCATCGGCGACACCGCGAACGCGAGCGCCCAGAATGCGATCTCCGCCGGAACGAACGCGATCGCGTCCGGGGTAAACTCCATCTATCTCGGCTCGCGCAATCCTTTGGGCAACGCGGGCGCCCTTGGCTTGGACTCCATCGCCGTCGGCACAGAAGTGAGAGCAACCCAGACCGACACCACCGCAATCGGCCACGTCGCAATGGCTTTGGGAGTGCGCGCCACCGCCATCGGCTCGAACGCGTTGGCTACCGAAACGAACGCGACTGCGCTGGGGTACAATTCCTTTGCGGGCGGGTCCGACGCCATTGCGATGGGCACAAGCGCGGCGGCGGAGACCGCCGACTCCGTCGCCATCGGCACCGGCGCGAACGCCCTCGGCGGCAAGGCTGTCGCCATCGGCGCCGGCAACGTCGCTTATGGCGACGGCGCGGTCTCGATCGGCGACCCGAGCTATGCCAGCGGCACCGGCGCCTTTACCGGCGGCGCGAACAACATCGCCAATGCCGACGGCACGGCGAGCGCCACGGCAGCCAATGCCGCCAATGGCGCGGTCGCGATCGGCAACAACAACGTCGCGATCGGCCAGGGCTCGGTCGCGCTCGGCAATTTCAGTCGTGCGGGCGCTGCAGGCGCGGTCGCCTTCGGTGACGCCGCCGTCGCCAACAATGCCGACGATGTGGCATTGGGTTCGGGCTCGGTCACGGCAGCGGCGGTGGGCACGGCGAACACCACGATCAACGGCACGGTCTATACCTTCGCCGGCACGGCGACGCCGGCCTCCACAGTGAGCGTCGGCGCAGCGGGTGCCGAGCGTACCATCACCAATGTCGCGGCAGGCCGGATTAACGGCGGCTCGACCGACGCGATCAACGGCTCGCAGCTCTTCGCCACCAACCAGGCGGTCGACAGCCTCGCCACCACCGTCAACAACATCAACACTGGCGGCGGCATCAAGTACTTCCACGCCAATTCGGCCCTGCCGGATTCGCAGGCGCTGGGGACCGACTCGGTAGCGATCGGGCCGAATGCGGTTGCCAACAATGCCGGCGACGTCGCCATCGGCCTCAATTCGGTGTCGGGCACGACGACGGCCGTCGGCGGGGCGACGATCGGCAGCACGGCCTACACCTTTGCCGGCGCGACGCCGGCCGGCGCGTTCTCGGTCGGTGCGCTGGGTGCCGAGCGCCAGATCCAGAACGTCGCGGCAGGGCAGCTCTCGGGCAGCTCGACTGACGCGGTGAATGGATCGCAGCTCTTCGCGACCAATCAGCAGGTCACCCAGAACACCACCGACATCGCCAATCTCGGCAATACCATTGGCGATATCGGTACTACGATCAACAACATCGCCGGCGACACGTCGACAATCTTCACCGACGCAAATGGTGACGGCATCCGGTATGTGCGCACCAATGACAGGACGCTTCCTGTCAGCGATTCCTCCGCTCAAGGCATCGGCTCCACCGCGGTCGGATATGACGCCGCCGCCATTGCGGACAATTCGCTCGCGTTGGGCCGGGACAGCCAGGCGACGATCGATGGCGGGATAGCGCTCGGCTCTGGATCGATCTCCGACCGGGCGCTCGCGCCCGCCACCGGCCAGATCGCGGCCGGCCCGACCAACTTCATCGAATACAACACGACCGACAAGACGCTGCTTGGCGCGGTCTCGGTGGGCACGGCGACCTCGTACCGGCAGATCACCAATGTCGCGGACGGCACGAACGCCCAGGACGCGGTAACCATTCGCCAGCTCCAGGGCGCCATCGCCTCGGTTGCAGCCACGCCGAGCATGTATTTCCATGCCAATTCGACTGCTGGCGATTCGCTCGCTGTGGGGGCCGAATCGATTGCCGTCGGTCCGACGACAGTGGTCAACGGTGATAACGGCATCGGCATCGGCAATGGCGCGATCGTCGACCAGGTAGCGCCTGGCGGAACGGCGATCGGTCAGAACGCGCATGTCATGTTGGCCGACGGTATCGCGCTTGGCACGAATTCGACGGCGGCGGGCGTTCAGTCCGTTGCGCTCGGTGCGGGCGCGACGAGCAACCACATCAACAGCGTCGCCCTCGGTGCGCAATCGATCACCACGGTAGGCGCGCAGGCGAACTACGCCGGCTTTGGCCTTGCCGCCTTGCAGAACTCGGCCGGCGAGGTGTCCTTCGGCTCGGCCGGCTCGGAACGCAAGCTGACGAATCTTGCAGCCGGTTCGGCCGATACGGATGGCGTGAATGTCAGCCAGTTGAAAGGCCTCGGCACCCAGATCACCAACCAGTTTGGCGGCGGATCGGTCCTCAACCCGGACGGCACCATCACCGGACCGACCTACAATATTCAGGGCGGCAGCTATACGACCGTCTACGACGGGTTCACCGCCGTGGATGCGAGCCTTACCAATCTCACCAATCAGATCAATGGCGGCGGCATCAAATACTTCCATGCCAATTCCACGTTGGCCGATTCCTCCGCGACCGGCACGGATAGCGTCGCGATCGGCCCGCAAAGCGTAGCCAGCGGCACGGACAGCCTGGCTGCCGGCCACGGCGCAACCGCCGCCGGTCAAGGCGCCGTCGCTCTCGGTGAAGGAGCACAGGCAAACAATGCCAACGATGTCGCCCTCGGTTCGGGTTCCGTGACGGAGGCGGCCGTCGGTACGTCAGGGACCACAATTCGGGGCACCCGGTACGACTTTGCGGGAACCGCGCCCGTCGGGACCGTCAGTGTTGGCGCCGATGGCGCGGAAAGGACCGTGACAAACGTTGCGGCCGGGCGCATTTCCGCCGATAGCACCGACGCCATCAATGGTTCCCAGCTCCACGCGACCAATACGGCAATCGAGGATTTGCAAGGCGGCATTGGCAATATCAACGACAGTGCGGTTTTCTATGACGTCAACCCGGATGGCAGCAAGAAGAACAGCATCACCCTGCAGGGCGGTGACGTAAATGCACCGGTCGTCATCTCGAATGTCGGCAGGGGCGTTGCCAACACCGATGCGGTCAATGTCGCTCAATTGAACCAGAGCTTCACCGAGGCAAAGTCCTACACCGACAATCGCGTGAATTATGCCATTGAATCGGCCAACAGTTATACCGACCAGAAGTTCGGCCAGTTGAACCGGGAGATGGGCAACATCCGCTCGGAGGCCAGGGCGGCGGCCGCAATTGGACTTGCAGCAGCTTCCCTCCGCTATGACGATCGCCCAGGCAAGCTGAGCGTGGCGATGGGCGGCGGTTTCTGGAAGGGCGAAGGCGCGCTTGCCTTCGGTGCCGGCTACACCAGCGAAGACGGACGCGTTCGAGCCAACCTTTCCGGCACGGTCGCCGACGGTGATGTCGGTGTGGGTGCGGGTCTCAGCTTCACCTTGAACTGA
- a CDS encoding invasion associated locus B family protein, whose protein sequence is MLKRAGSGSSVFIACLFLSGPQAAGQEAASSGYRIRPPEVAVPGDVTLGQYQRMIRPFENWTLICDENLKARQRVCNVTQTIENQAGQLAFSWSLAATPEGKPYMILRTAPVAKSDGLVSLKFEGRKEPVNVQLDGCNQAVCIGMLPVGPIMREQISKNSASTVSYSIRDGRTVSVTATLRGLSKAVEAIN, encoded by the coding sequence ATGTTGAAGAGAGCGGGTTCTGGCTCCTCGGTTTTCATTGCATGCCTTTTCCTGTCCGGCCCACAGGCGGCCGGACAGGAGGCAGCTTCCTCAGGTTATCGAATCAGGCCGCCCGAGGTCGCGGTCCCTGGTGACGTAACTCTCGGCCAATACCAGAGAATGATCAGACCGTTCGAGAATTGGACGCTGATCTGCGACGAAAATCTGAAAGCCCGCCAAAGGGTCTGCAACGTCACTCAGACGATTGAAAACCAGGCAGGACAGCTCGCATTCAGTTGGTCACTTGCCGCCACGCCGGAGGGCAAGCCCTACATGATCTTGCGGACCGCACCGGTCGCCAAGAGCGACGGCCTTGTCTCGCTGAAATTCGAGGGTCGGAAAGAGCCGGTAAACGTCCAGCTCGACGGATGCAATCAGGCGGTCTGCATCGGAATGCTGCCGGTCGGCCCCATTATGCGCGAGCAGATCTCGAAGAACTCGGCATCGACGGTGTCCTATTCGATAAGAGACGGGAGAACCGTCAGCGTAACCGCAACCCTCAGGGGCCTTTCCAAAGCCGTTGAGGCGATCAATTAA
- a CDS encoding IS701 family transposase — protein MSARFTRETCSTFIDGLLSGIERKTGWLMAEQAGFSRPWRTQALLGRSHWDADRMRDIVFDYVVETLGDPSGVLVVDETGFVKKGEHSVGVSRQYSGTAGRIENCQIGVFITCASRFGQALIDRRLYLPEAWATDEKRRKDASIPKETVFATKPAMARAMLGEALDKGVPCAWVLADAVYGSDYKTRRMLEERQQPYVLSVRSNQTLRLLTEEGLLQTDPRDMADDLPDDAWQALPASEGAKGLRLYDWARISLPYVVAPGFARYVLIRKSRSNPDAVSYYLVFAPADATLAELAGAAGLRWTIEECFQRAKDDLGLDHCEARSWHGWHRHMTLVMAAAAFLTTLSANLRRSAFGKPNERKSTPPRGIGRGP, from the coding sequence ATTAGTGCTCGTTTCACGAGAGAAACGTGTTCAACGTTCATTGACGGCCTTTTGTCTGGAATAGAACGCAAGACCGGGTGGCTGATGGCCGAACAGGCAGGCTTTTCCAGGCCGTGGCGGACACAGGCGCTATTGGGTCGCTCGCATTGGGACGCGGACCGAATGCGTGACATTGTTTTCGATTATGTTGTCGAGACGCTGGGCGATCCTTCGGGTGTTTTGGTGGTCGATGAGACCGGCTTTGTAAAAAAAGGTGAGCATTCTGTCGGTGTTTCGCGCCAGTATTCTGGAACGGCAGGCCGCATCGAGAACTGCCAGATTGGCGTTTTTATTACCTGTGCCAGCCGCTTCGGTCAGGCGCTGATTGACCGCAGGCTTTATTTGCCCGAGGCGTGGGCAACAGACGAGAAGCGCCGTAAGGACGCCTCGATTCCTAAGGAAACTGTTTTCGCCACCAAGCCGGCGATGGCGCGGGCGATGCTTGGTGAGGCGCTCGACAAGGGAGTACCATGTGCATGGGTTCTGGCCGATGCCGTCTATGGCAGTGATTATAAAACCCGCCGCATGCTTGAGGAACGCCAACAACCCTATGTCTTATCCGTTCGATCCAATCAAACATTGCGATTGCTGACAGAAGAAGGCCTGCTGCAAACCGATCCCCGAGACATGGCGGACGATTTACCCGATGACGCATGGCAGGCATTGCCGGCGAGTGAAGGTGCCAAAGGACTGCGGCTTTACGATTGGGCGCGCATATCCTTGCCGTACGTTGTCGCGCCTGGCTTTGCTCGCTACGTGCTGATCCGCAAAAGTCGCTCCAACCCAGATGCGGTGAGCTATTACCTGGTCTTTGCGCCTGCAGACGCCACCCTTGCAGAGCTAGCGGGTGCGGCAGGTTTGCGCTGGACAATTGAGGAGTGTTTCCAGCGCGCGAAGGATGATCTCGGCCTCGACCACTGCGAAGCCAGATCCTGGCACGGCTGGCACCGCCATATGACGCTGGTCATGGCCGCGGCCGCATTCCTCACCACGCTCAGTGCTAATTTGCGTCGTTCCGCGTTTGGCAAACCGAACGAAAGGAAGAGCACGCCGCCACGTGGAATAGGTCGCGGCCCGTAA
- a CDS encoding PIN domain-containing protein: MKVALDTNLLAYAEGVNGADRQDMALSLLRRLPADATVIPVQVLGELFNVLVRKAGRSRDEAREALLSWRDAFSVVETSGEVMQTAVDLATSHRFGIWDAVILSASSQAGSRLLLSEDMQEGFTWGGVTVVNPFAEVRHMLLDALLDDSDR, from the coding sequence GTGAAGGTCGCGCTCGATACCAATCTTCTCGCTTACGCGGAAGGCGTGAATGGAGCGGACAGGCAGGATATGGCCCTTTCCCTTTTGAGGCGCTTACCGGCGGATGCCACCGTTATACCGGTTCAGGTGCTCGGGGAGCTTTTCAACGTCCTTGTGCGTAAGGCGGGCAGGTCAAGGGACGAGGCGCGTGAAGCCTTGCTCAGCTGGCGTGACGCATTCTCCGTCGTCGAGACATCCGGAGAGGTCATGCAAACGGCCGTTGATCTGGCGACGTCTCACAGATTCGGTATTTGGGACGCGGTGATCTTATCGGCGTCTTCGCAAGCGGGGTCCCGACTGCTTCTTTCGGAAGACATGCAGGAAGGCTTCACCTGGGGCGGTGTAACGGTGGTCAATCCATTCGCGGAAGTCCGGCATATGTTGCTGGATGCCTTGCTGGACGATTCGGACAGGTAA
- a CDS encoding invasion associated locus B family protein, which produces MVGTLLCAAFAVSLIPPALAQQQAALPNGASSLQETYQDWQLSCTIRDNARACVILQDQSQQNGQRLLAVEFGMRSDGAVATLLLPFGILLDPGIAPQIDDQPPLPALHFRTCLPTGCVAVFPIDAETLRKLRTGSVLKLKVTTAAQTELTFPVSLKGLTAAVDRLGALGGS; this is translated from the coding sequence CTGGTGGGCACCCTCCTTTGCGCGGCCTTTGCGGTCTCACTCATACCCCCTGCGTTGGCCCAACAGCAAGCAGCTCTCCCGAACGGCGCCTCGTCACTGCAGGAAACCTATCAGGATTGGCAGTTGTCCTGCACGATTCGCGACAACGCACGGGCATGCGTAATCTTACAGGACCAGTCGCAGCAAAATGGGCAAAGACTTCTCGCCGTCGAGTTTGGCATGCGTTCGGACGGTGCGGTGGCCACGTTGCTTCTTCCGTTCGGCATTCTTCTCGACCCCGGAATCGCGCCGCAGATCGACGATCAGCCGCCATTGCCGGCTTTGCATTTCCGGACATGCCTGCCAACCGGATGCGTTGCCGTGTTTCCGATCGACGCGGAAACGCTCCGAAAGCTGCGTACAGGCTCGGTGCTGAAACTGAAAGTCACGACTGCGGCGCAAACCGAGCTTACGTTTCCGGTCTCCCTCAAGGGCTTGACCGCGGCGGTCGATCGTCTCGGTGCGCTGGGCGGCAGTTAG
- a CDS encoding AraC family transcriptional regulator has protein sequence MLGRSEVAERHSPIEWPKANTHIFDEIPESKRLCVITDQGAAAYVVRPPGSHALRAREHLATVMLAPSPGIRVSFDGHLVHEYDGDVGMISVTPANTERNVTWSSTCEKVIVTVPPQRFLELAAHEFGAGHTVLQPPRLDAIDLRALHLAEMLKAELAREVPNKIYIESLITIFGVHIVRNYTGLDKLPSGRKRGGGLSNRSTVRVRELLESRFSSKITVAELAAVSGLSPRHFIQAFTSTFGEPPHKYVLRLRLNFAEKLLVENVLSIAEIAHLSGFSDQSHLTVTMSKHRNRTPRQVRQQR, from the coding sequence ATGCTGGGAAGAAGTGAAGTCGCAGAACGCCATTCTCCGATCGAATGGCCAAAAGCAAATACACACATCTTCGATGAAATTCCGGAAAGCAAGAGGCTGTGCGTTATCACGGACCAAGGTGCTGCGGCTTATGTTGTTCGGCCACCCGGATCACATGCGCTCAGGGCTCGGGAACATTTGGCGACGGTGATGCTCGCACCTTCGCCTGGAATAAGGGTGTCTTTTGACGGTCACCTCGTGCACGAATACGATGGCGACGTCGGGATGATATCCGTTACTCCTGCAAATACAGAACGCAACGTGACATGGTCTTCCACTTGCGAGAAAGTAATCGTTACTGTGCCGCCTCAACGCTTTCTGGAGCTGGCGGCGCATGAGTTCGGCGCGGGTCATACGGTACTTCAACCGCCCCGACTCGACGCCATAGACCTTCGGGCGCTGCATCTCGCGGAGATGTTGAAGGCGGAACTGGCACGCGAAGTTCCAAACAAGATCTATATAGAATCGCTAATCACCATTTTTGGTGTGCATATCGTCCGAAATTATACAGGCTTGGACAAATTGCCGTCGGGCCGAAAGAGAGGGGGCGGCCTGTCGAACCGCAGTACCGTGCGTGTTCGCGAGCTGTTGGAGTCAAGGTTTTCCAGCAAGATCACAGTGGCCGAGCTTGCGGCGGTCTCAGGCCTTTCTCCACGCCATTTCATCCAGGCCTTTACGAGCACCTTCGGCGAGCCTCCGCACAAATATGTTCTTCGACTGCGCCTCAATTTCGCTGAAAAACTCCTCGTCGAGAACGTACTGTCAATCGCCGAGATCGCCCATCTGAGCGGATTTTCAGACCAGAGCCATCTGACGGTGACCATGTCGAAACATAGAAACAGGACGCCCAGACAGGTAAGGCAGCAACGGTGA
- a CDS encoding DUF4189 domain-containing protein has protein sequence MRLGFALGAICMALLPTAHLGAADFPITADVPVPPPQEERGIWGAIAYSETDEKHGFFWGADKRQEAMDIALEHCENADGKGCVVVEVFRNHRHWDDDDNTGFPYHHCGALAIGEEKASRVTPWSAKSAPTRDEAEDMAIQACEASGTQCKVREWVCT, from the coding sequence ATGAGATTAGGTTTTGCCCTTGGCGCCATCTGCATGGCGTTGCTCCCGACAGCGCATCTGGGGGCGGCTGATTTTCCCATAACTGCGGATGTACCCGTTCCACCACCTCAAGAAGAGCGCGGCATATGGGGAGCAATCGCCTATTCAGAGACCGACGAAAAGCACGGTTTCTTTTGGGGTGCCGATAAGCGGCAGGAGGCGATGGATATCGCGCTCGAGCATTGTGAGAATGCCGACGGCAAGGGATGCGTTGTTGTCGAGGTGTTTCGCAACCACCGGCATTGGGACGATGATGACAATACCGGTTTTCCCTATCACCATTGCGGCGCGCTCGCGATCGGCGAGGAAAAGGCAAGCCGCGTCACGCCCTGGAGCGCAAAATCCGCACCAACCCGTGACGAAGCGGAGGACATGGCTATCCAAGCTTGCGAGGCCTCAGGGACACAATGCAAGGTGCGCGAATGGGTATGCACATGA
- a CDS encoding AraC family transcriptional regulator: MFECADVNSSHSVDDDHLGAKHNVFQIIPESAGPRASTFRGAVVYERRTESGSHTYRPNSYVTAIYLAPSRGIDFALGTDEFLTLSASAGTVTVSPADIDCRLIWSHPRETITVSIPPSSLQELAQSEIPGSSLELRPGPSRQPDAHALHLARLMKAELSRKDSGNDLYLDSLITIFGIHLLRNYGVAIEAPARRGGRLSILAARRVQDYLGDNFSRKLSIAELAGVAKLSKSHFIQAFTNTFGQPPHQYVLNLRLDCAERLLSNEDVSVAEVAYLSGFSSQSHLTSVMRKLRQNTPNQFRLLKRA, encoded by the coding sequence ATGTTTGAATGTGCCGACGTCAACAGCAGCCATTCGGTTGACGATGATCATCTGGGTGCAAAACACAATGTGTTTCAGATTATCCCTGAATCTGCCGGTCCACGGGCGTCAACGTTTCGCGGTGCTGTTGTGTATGAGAGGCGGACTGAATCCGGCTCTCATACCTATCGGCCGAACAGTTACGTGACGGCTATTTATCTCGCCCCGTCGAGAGGAATCGACTTCGCGCTTGGAACCGATGAATTTCTAACGCTTAGCGCATCGGCCGGTACGGTCACGGTTAGTCCGGCGGACATCGACTGTCGCCTGATCTGGTCACATCCGCGCGAAACGATAACGGTCTCGATCCCTCCTTCCAGCTTGCAGGAGCTCGCACAAAGCGAAATTCCCGGCTCCTCGTTGGAACTACGCCCAGGACCATCCAGGCAACCAGATGCCCATGCCTTACATTTGGCAAGGCTCATGAAGGCGGAGCTGTCTCGAAAGGATTCCGGTAATGACCTCTATCTCGATTCGCTGATCACCATTTTCGGCATTCATTTGCTTCGAAACTATGGCGTGGCCATTGAAGCGCCTGCGCGCAGGGGGGGGCGGCTGTCTATACTTGCCGCAAGACGGGTGCAGGATTATTTGGGCGACAATTTCAGTCGAAAGCTCTCGATCGCCGAGCTTGCGGGCGTCGCAAAATTATCAAAGAGCCATTTTATTCAAGCATTTACAAATACGTTCGGGCAACCGCCGCACCAATACGTTCTCAATCTTCGCCTGGATTGCGCTGAACGCCTACTCTCAAATGAAGATGTGAGCGTAGCAGAAGTTGCCTACTTGTCCGGCTTCTCAAGCCAGAGCCATCTGACATCGGTTATGCGCAAATTGCGGCAAAATACTCCGAATCAATTTCGTCTACTCAAACGCGCATAG
- a CDS encoding EAL domain-containing protein — MVDLDLLDERHVSIVQEAIAEDRIGFIVQSIHAIDDPAQVLYGECLPHLTDQDGIEHADAVFVPALEALGEAPVLDRHMLKLVLDALESNSLSVLGYSLSGDNISDPGSWAHIRDQIAARPELASRLVLKFTGIQPFADAALAINSLSEARDLGCRIAIDPYLSWTGPVLTQRPDNR, encoded by the coding sequence ATGGTTGATCTCGATTTGCTCGATGAGCGGCACGTGTCCATTGTCCAGGAAGCGATTGCGGAAGATCGTATCGGCTTCATCGTCCAGAGCATACATGCCATTGATGATCCGGCCCAGGTTCTATACGGCGAGTGCTTGCCTCACCTTACTGACCAAGACGGGATAGAACACGCCGACGCCGTGTTTGTTCCCGCACTGGAGGCTTTGGGAGAAGCGCCGGTCCTGGACCGGCATATGCTCAAGCTTGTCCTGGATGCGCTTGAATCCAATTCTCTGTCGGTTCTCGGATATAGTCTCTCAGGGGACAACATTTCCGATCCTGGGAGTTGGGCTCATATTCGCGACCAGATTGCCGCTCGACCTGAATTGGCCTCGCGGCTTGTTCTCAAGTTTACCGGAATTCAGCCCTTTGCCGACGCTGCGCTGGCGATTAATTCCCTTTCAGAGGCAAGAGATCTAGGGTGCCGGATTGCGATTGACCCCTACCTGTCGTGGACTGGACCTGTGCTCACGCAAAGACCGGATAATCGGTGA